From the genome of Halorussus caseinilyticus, one region includes:
- a CDS encoding RIO1 family regulatory kinase/ATPase has translation MSIRRLVRGTIEWERLEAVFEEMARRYDQSGLRVEFLDADNWLSTPCVVDDQWFVKIVTDQNSLVHAVFTGARNLGAFSSGTEGFFEHFADPMEMCEHELEATRRMREIGLNVPAPVESFEVDGMGVLVMEYLPEFRILDDLTAEEVERFAPDVFAALSVMHDNRLAHGDLRGENVLVQDGEVYFIDATSVREDAIEEARSYDLACALAALEPLIGARTAVAAAAEHYSPDQLLAAREFLDFVNIRPDHDFDAVQVKGEIEKIAA, from the coding sequence ATGAGCATCCGGCGGCTGGTACGCGGCACTATCGAGTGGGAGCGTCTCGAAGCGGTCTTCGAAGAGATGGCTCGTCGGTACGACCAGTCGGGACTCCGGGTGGAGTTTCTGGACGCCGACAATTGGCTCTCGACGCCCTGCGTCGTGGACGACCAGTGGTTCGTGAAAATCGTCACCGACCAGAACTCGCTGGTCCACGCCGTCTTCACCGGCGCGCGAAACCTCGGGGCGTTCTCGTCGGGCACCGAGGGATTTTTCGAACACTTCGCCGACCCGATGGAGATGTGCGAACACGAACTGGAGGCGACCCGCCGGATGCGCGAAATCGGTCTGAACGTCCCCGCGCCGGTCGAGTCGTTCGAGGTGGACGGCATGGGCGTCCTCGTGATGGAGTACCTACCGGAGTTTCGGATTCTCGACGACCTGACCGCCGAGGAGGTAGAACGCTTCGCGCCCGACGTGTTCGCGGCGCTGTCGGTGATGCACGACAACCGACTCGCCCACGGCGACCTGCGGGGCGAGAACGTCTTGGTGCAGGACGGCGAGGTGTACTTCATCGACGCGACCAGCGTCCGTGAGGACGCCATCGAGGAGGCCCGGTCGTACGACCTCGCGTGCGCGCTCGCGGCGCTCGAACCCCTCATCGGCGCGCGAACCGCGGTGGCGGCCGCCGCCGAACACTACTCGCCCGACCAACTGCTCGCGGCCCGCGAGTTCCTGGACTTCGTGAACATCCGGCCCGACCACGACTTCGACGCGGTGCAGGTGAAGGGCGAAATCGAGAAGATAGCGGCATAA
- a CDS encoding arylsulfotransferase family protein, with translation MNRRTSSRAVLAVVVLGLVLSLAAGFVTAGQSPNQRYDRSAGVAPTAQEQVVEPRSGVTVITAQRGDMRDLSGEIVAFRPDGTVLYQSERYSTYWDVDPSPRGDRTVTYVATEWLNKSVCGGGPMLADRGNCRRNVVERLNLTTGERTRLYSYRMEGGRWHDVDVINDTHILVGDIANEAVFVVNTSSGIREWTWAAESELPITGGGDYRKDWVHLNDVEYLHDGRIMVDLRNQDKVAFLNRTGIVENWTLGTDDDYDVLREQHNPDYIPASEGGPAVVVADSENDRVVEYQREGGEWTRTWVWSDDEMQWSRDADRLPDGNTLVTDTIGDRVFEVNREGEIVWEVPVDRAYEAERLGTGDESAGGPSAASADLESRRAEPPSGPAEQFEEAVRDAVPIEVQNGLLGYFFPWWMGLYDVLATFALVVAVAVWGGLELRWSSLSLPTRESLDTDSLVSLRSILVLTLVAALGYAAAGVTALL, from the coding sequence GTGAATCGTCGCACGTCGTCCAGAGCCGTCCTCGCCGTCGTCGTCTTGGGGTTGGTCCTCTCGCTCGCCGCCGGATTCGTGACCGCTGGCCAGTCGCCCAACCAACGATACGACCGGTCGGCGGGAGTCGCTCCCACCGCACAGGAACAGGTCGTGGAACCGAGAAGCGGCGTCACCGTCATCACGGCCCAGCGCGGCGACATGCGCGACCTCTCGGGCGAAATCGTCGCGTTCCGACCCGACGGAACGGTCCTCTACCAGTCCGAGCGCTACAGCACCTACTGGGACGTGGACCCGAGTCCCCGCGGTGACCGGACCGTCACCTACGTCGCCACGGAGTGGTTGAACAAATCTGTGTGCGGCGGCGGTCCGATGCTGGCCGACCGGGGGAACTGCCGCCGAAACGTGGTCGAGCGTCTGAACCTGACCACCGGCGAGCGGACCCGACTCTACAGCTATCGGATGGAGGGGGGCCGGTGGCACGACGTTGACGTTATCAACGACACCCACATCCTCGTCGGGGACATCGCCAACGAAGCGGTGTTCGTCGTCAACACCTCGTCGGGCATCCGTGAGTGGACGTGGGCCGCCGAGAGCGAACTGCCGATAACCGGCGGCGGCGACTACAGGAAAGACTGGGTCCACCTCAACGACGTGGAGTACCTTCACGACGGCCGAATCATGGTAGACCTCCGGAATCAGGACAAGGTGGCCTTCCTGAACCGGACGGGCATCGTGGAGAACTGGACGCTCGGAACCGACGACGACTACGACGTGCTTCGGGAACAGCACAACCCCGACTACATCCCCGCCTCGGAGGGCGGTCCTGCCGTCGTCGTCGCCGACTCCGAGAACGACCGGGTGGTGGAGTACCAGCGTGAAGGCGGCGAGTGGACTCGGACGTGGGTGTGGTCCGACGACGAGATGCAGTGGTCGCGGGACGCCGACCGCCTGCCCGACGGTAACACCCTCGTCACCGACACCATCGGCGACCGAGTGTTCGAGGTGAACCGCGAGGGCGAAATCGTCTGGGAGGTTCCAGTAGACCGGGCGTACGAGGCCGAACGCCTCGGCACGGGCGACGAGAGCGCGGGCGGTCCCTCGGCGGCGTCGGCAGACCTCGAATCGCGGCGGGCCGAACCGCCGTCGGGTCCGGCCGAGCAGTTCGAGGAGGCGGTCCGCGACGCGGTGCCAATCGAGGTCCAAAACGGACTGCTCGGCTACTTCTTCCCGTGGTGGATGGGCTTGTACGACGTGTTGGCGACGTTCGCGCTGGTCGTCGCGGTGGCCGTCTGGGGCGGTCTGGAACTCCGGTGGTCGTCGCTCTCGCTCCCGACGCGAGAGTCGCTCGACACCGACTCGCTCGTCTCGCTCCGGTCGATTCTCGTCCTGACCCTCGTCGCCGCACTGGGCTACGCCGCGGCGGGCGTCACCGCACTGCTCTGA
- a CDS encoding Glu/Leu/Phe/Val family dehydrogenase — translation MSEQANPFESLQEQIDDASEYMSVSDDVIERLKHPERVLETNLSVEMDDGDVEVFKAFRSEFNGDRGPYKGGIRYHPGVNRDEVKALSGWMVYKCAVVDIPYGGGKGGIVIEPDDYSEGELERITRSFAKELRPFIGVDKDIPAPDVNTGQREMNWIKDTYETLENTTEPGVITGKSPDSGGSAGRVEATGRSTMLTAREAFDYLDRDMEGASVAVQGYGNAGWIAAKLIHELGANVVAVSDSSGAVYNEDGFDPVDVKSHKNETGSVTGYHGADEEFSNDDLLTLDVDLLVPAALENAIDGDLAEDVRADVVVEAANGPLTPEADDVLRDTDTYVFPDILANAGGVTVSYFEWVQNRQRFSWTEERVNEELERIITDAFDNLVETYEETGAPNMRTAAYVVAIQRVVDAYDESGNWP, via the coding sequence ATGTCCGAGCAAGCAAATCCCTTCGAGAGCCTCCAAGAACAGATAGACGACGCGTCGGAATACATGAGCGTCTCCGACGACGTTATCGAGCGACTCAAACATCCCGAGCGCGTTCTGGAGACGAACCTCTCGGTCGAGATGGACGACGGCGACGTAGAAGTGTTCAAGGCGTTCCGGTCGGAGTTCAACGGCGACCGCGGCCCGTACAAAGGCGGCATCCGCTACCACCCCGGCGTCAACCGCGACGAGGTGAAAGCCCTCTCGGGGTGGATGGTCTACAAGTGCGCCGTCGTGGACATCCCCTACGGCGGCGGGAAAGGCGGCATCGTCATCGAACCCGACGACTACAGCGAGGGCGAACTCGAACGCATCACTCGGTCGTTCGCCAAGGAACTGCGTCCGTTCATCGGCGTGGACAAGGACATCCCCGCGCCCGACGTGAACACGGGCCAGCGCGAGATGAACTGGATTAAGGACACCTACGAGACGCTGGAGAACACGACCGAACCCGGCGTCATCACGGGCAAGTCCCCCGACAGCGGCGGGAGCGCGGGCCGCGTCGAAGCGACCGGTCGCTCGACCATGCTCACCGCCCGCGAAGCGTTCGACTACCTCGACCGTGACATGGAAGGCGCGTCCGTCGCGGTGCAGGGCTACGGAAACGCCGGGTGGATTGCCGCGAAACTCATCCACGAACTCGGCGCGAACGTCGTCGCTGTGTCGGACTCCAGCGGTGCCGTCTACAACGAGGACGGTTTCGACCCCGTGGACGTGAAGAGCCACAAGAACGAGACCGGAAGCGTCACCGGCTACCACGGTGCCGACGAGGAGTTCTCGAACGACGACCTGCTCACCCTCGACGTGGACCTGCTGGTGCCCGCGGCCCTCGAAAACGCCATCGACGGTGACCTCGCCGAGGACGTGCGGGCCGATGTCGTCGTCGAGGCCGCGAACGGGCCGCTCACGCCCGAGGCCGACGACGTACTGCGCGACACCGACACCTACGTCTTCCCGGACATCCTCGCCAACGCGGGCGGCGTGACGGTCTCGTACTTCGAGTGGGTCCAGAACCGCCAGCGGTTCTCGTGGACCGAAGAGCGCGTCAACGAGGAACTCGAACGCATCATCACCGACGCCTTCGACAATCTGGTCGAGACCTACGAGGAGACGGGTGCGCCCAACATGCGCACCGCCGCTTACGTGGTCGCCATCCAGCGCGTCGTAGACGCCTACGACGAGAGCGGCAACTGGCCCTGA
- a CDS encoding acyl-CoA dehydrogenase family protein yields MDFSLPDEHRMIRDTVREFCDEEIEPIAQDVEDEHRFPEEIFDQLADLDMMGVPVGEEYGGLGGDQLMYALVTEELGRVSGSIGLSYAAHVSLASKPLELFGTEEQKERWLEPLAEGEYLGSWALTEPSSGSDASDMDTMAEKEGDEWVLNGTKQFITNANVAGSVLVKAVTDPDAGYDGISTFIVDPEEDDGFEVTTVWDKMGLNASPTCEIKLSDVRLPENRLLGEEGDGWDQTKKTLDGGRISIAALSTGLAQGAYEAAKEYSKEREQFGQPISKFDAIRNKVVSMDRKIERARLLTHKAAWKYDQGESVSHESALAKLDASEAAREVSEDAIQTLGGYGYTEDFAPQRFFRDAKLMEIGEGTSEIQHLVIGRELGL; encoded by the coding sequence ATGGATTTCAGCCTTCCCGACGAGCATCGGATGATTCGGGACACCGTCCGCGAGTTCTGTGACGAGGAGATAGAACCCATCGCGCAGGACGTAGAGGACGAACACCGCTTCCCCGAGGAAATCTTCGACCAACTCGCCGACCTCGACATGATGGGCGTCCCCGTCGGAGAGGAGTACGGCGGACTCGGCGGCGACCAGTTGATGTACGCCCTCGTGACCGAGGAACTCGGCCGGGTGTCGGGGTCCATCGGTCTCTCGTACGCCGCGCACGTCTCGCTGGCCTCGAAGCCCCTCGAACTGTTCGGCACCGAGGAACAGAAAGAGCGGTGGCTCGAACCGCTCGCGGAGGGCGAGTACCTCGGGTCGTGGGCGCTGACCGAACCGAGCAGTGGCTCCGACGCCAGCGACATGGACACAATGGCCGAGAAGGAGGGTGACGAGTGGGTTCTGAACGGCACCAAGCAGTTCATCACCAACGCCAACGTCGCCGGGTCGGTCCTCGTGAAGGCGGTCACGGACCCCGACGCGGGCTACGACGGCATCTCGACGTTCATCGTGGACCCCGAGGAGGACGACGGCTTCGAGGTGACGACGGTGTGGGACAAGATGGGGCTGAACGCCTCGCCGACCTGCGAAATCAAGCTCTCGGATGTGCGCCTGCCCGAGAACCGACTGCTCGGCGAGGAGGGCGACGGTTGGGACCAGACCAAGAAGACGCTGGACGGCGGCCGAATCTCCATCGCGGCGCTCTCGACGGGTCTCGCGCAGGGCGCGTACGAGGCGGCCAAGGAGTACAGCAAGGAACGCGAGCAGTTCGGCCAACCCATCTCGAAGTTCGACGCCATCCGGAACAAGGTGGTCTCGATGGACCGCAAAATCGAGCGCGCCCGCCTGCTGACCCACAAGGCGGCGTGGAAGTACGACCAAGGCGAGTCGGTCAGCCACGAGAGCGCGCTGGCGAAACTCGACGCAAGCGAGGCGGCCCGTGAAGTCTCCGAGGACGCGATTCAGACCCTCGGCGGCTACGGCTACACCGAGGACTTCGCGCCCCAGCGGTTCTTCCGCGACGCGAAGCTGATGGAAATCGGCGAGGGGACCAGCGAGATTCAGCACCTCGTCATCGGGCGCGAGTTGGGTCTCTGA
- a CDS encoding aldehyde dehydrogenase family protein, producing the protein MSQQASEETYEHYIGGEWTEGHGDETFESVDPSNQEVLGEFHRGTEQDVDEALAAAKEAEDEWASLSYIDRAEYLWDVYHELRERTDELGEVVTKECGKEISEGKADVVEAAHMVEWAAGNARHPHGDVVPSEIGSKDAYMRRKPRGVIGCITPWNFPVAIPFWHMALALVEGNTVVWKPAEQTPWCGQIIAEMLEDAGVPEGVFNMVQGFGDAGNAIVEDDRVDTVLFTGSSEVGHKIAGKVGGEPGKLAACEMGGKNGIVVTENADLDIAVHSAIMSSFKTTGQRCVSSERLIVHEDVYDEFKERYVELAKNVSVGDPLDEDTFMGPMVNEEQVEKFGKYNELAREEGANVLVDREELDDDEIPEGHDDGYWVGPFVYEVDYDEDLRCIQEEVFGPHVALIEYSGDMDRAMEIHNNTPYGLAGAVISEDYRQVNQFRDEAELGLAYGNLPCIGAEVQLPFGGVKKSGNGYPSAREAIEAVTERTAWTLNNSKDIEMAQGLSADIKTESDD; encoded by the coding sequence ATGAGCCAGCAAGCCAGCGAGGAGACGTACGAGCACTACATCGGCGGCGAGTGGACGGAAGGCCACGGTGACGAGACCTTCGAGAGCGTAGACCCCTCGAATCAGGAAGTACTCGGGGAGTTCCACCGCGGGACCGAGCAAGACGTAGACGAGGCGCTCGCGGCCGCGAAGGAGGCCGAGGACGAGTGGGCCAGCCTCTCGTACATCGACCGCGCGGAGTACCTCTGGGACGTGTACCACGAACTCCGCGAGCGTACCGACGAACTCGGCGAAGTCGTCACCAAGGAGTGCGGCAAGGAGATTTCCGAGGGGAAGGCCGACGTGGTGGAGGCCGCGCACATGGTCGAGTGGGCCGCGGGCAACGCCCGCCACCCCCACGGCGACGTGGTGCCCTCCGAAATCGGGAGCAAGGACGCCTACATGCGCCGCAAGCCCCGCGGCGTCATCGGGTGTATCACGCCGTGGAACTTCCCGGTCGCCATCCCGTTCTGGCACATGGCCTTGGCGCTGGTCGAGGGCAACACCGTCGTCTGGAAACCCGCCGAGCAGACGCCGTGGTGCGGCCAGATTATCGCCGAGATGCTCGAAGACGCGGGCGTCCCCGAGGGCGTCTTCAACATGGTCCAAGGCTTCGGCGACGCCGGAAACGCCATCGTGGAAGACGACCGCGTGGACACCGTGCTGTTCACGGGCAGTAGCGAGGTCGGCCACAAAATCGCGGGCAAGGTCGGCGGCGAACCCGGCAAACTCGCGGCCTGCGAGATGGGCGGCAAGAACGGCATCGTCGTGACCGAGAACGCGGACCTCGACATCGCGGTCCACTCGGCCATCATGTCCTCGTTCAAGACGACGGGCCAGCGCTGTGTCTCCAGCGAGCGACTCATCGTCCACGAGGACGTGTACGACGAGTTCAAGGAGCGCTACGTTGAGTTGGCGAAGAACGTCTCGGTCGGCGACCCCCTCGACGAGGACACCTTCATGGGTCCGATGGTCAACGAAGAACAGGTCGAGAAGTTCGGCAAGTACAACGAACTCGCCCGCGAGGAGGGCGCGAACGTCCTCGTGGACCGCGAGGAGTTGGACGACGACGAGATTCCCGAGGGCCACGACGACGGCTACTGGGTCGGCCCGTTCGTCTACGAAGTCGATTACGACGAGGACCTGCGGTGCATCCAAGAGGAAGTCTTCGGCCCGCACGTCGCGCTCATCGAGTACTCCGGCGACATGGACCGCGCGATGGAGATTCACAACAACACGCCCTACGGACTCGCCGGGGCGGTCATCTCCGAGGACTACCGCCAAGTCAACCAGTTCCGCGACGAGGCGGAACTCGGTCTGGCCTACGGTAACCTCCCGTGCATCGGCGCGGAGGTCCAACTGCCGTTCGGCGGCGTCAAGAAGTCCGGCAACGGCTACCCGAGCGCCCGCGAAGCCATCGAAGCCGTCACCGAGCGCACGGCGTGGACGCTGAACAACAGTAAGGACATCGAGATGGCGCAGGGTCTGAGCGCGGACATCAAGACGGAAAGCGACGACTAA
- a CDS encoding archaellin/type IV pilin N-terminal domain-containing protein, translating into MFDIEDGRADRAQVGIGTLIVFIAMVLVAAIAAGVLINTAGFLQTKSEQTGEESTAQVTNRVTVVSTVGTVGNDDSVHGVNMTVMKSSGSGDVNLSTATVEWLGPDGAEILTEGDSATADNFTVSAIKDIDNTLPVLVKQGDRFRVTLDATVLTDGTHGLRESEDFTVKIVTSAGAVTYHHSVPQTLTNKQAVQL; encoded by the coding sequence ATGTTCGACATCGAAGACGGGCGGGCCGACCGCGCACAGGTCGGCATCGGCACCCTCATTGTGTTTATCGCCATGGTGCTGGTTGCCGCTATCGCGGCGGGCGTCCTCATCAACACTGCGGGCTTCCTCCAAACGAAGTCCGAGCAAACAGGAGAAGAGTCCACTGCGCAAGTGACCAACCGCGTAACCGTGGTCAGTACGGTCGGAACCGTCGGTAATGACGACTCCGTTCACGGCGTGAACATGACCGTCATGAAGAGTTCGGGGTCCGGTGACGTGAACCTCTCGACGGCCACCGTCGAGTGGCTTGGACCCGACGGCGCGGAAATTCTGACGGAAGGTGACTCGGCCACCGCCGACAACTTCACGGTCTCGGCCATCAAGGACATCGACAACACCCTTCCGGTCCTCGTGAAACAAGGCGACCGATTCCGCGTCACCCTCGACGCGACGGTCCTGACCGACGGTACGCACGGCCTGCGCGAGAGCGAGGACTTCACGGTCAAAATCGTCACGTCCGCAGGCGCGGTGACGTACCACCACAGCGTTCCGCAGACGCTGACCAACAAGCAGGCCGTCCAGTTGTAA